Proteins encoded in a region of the Rothia mucilaginosa genome:
- a CDS encoding MBL fold metallo-hydrolase, translated as MSERIERVVTSGTFSLDGGCWDVDNNVWIIGNDSSVIIIDPAHDVDKISRTVAGRTVEKILLTHAHDDHIRSAKEAAERFGAPVYLNPADRVLWEMVYPSWDFDHELADGDVVRIGDTELKVLATPGHSPGSVCFYAPTLSWENSEGVVFSGDTLFNGGPGATGRSYSDFDTIIESISTRLLTLPESTAVLTGHGDSTGIGLEAPELPAWIKRGH; from the coding sequence GTGAGCGAACGTATTGAACGAGTCGTCACCTCCGGCACCTTCTCGCTCGACGGCGGCTGCTGGGACGTCGACAACAACGTCTGGATTATCGGCAATGACTCCTCCGTGATCATCATTGACCCCGCCCACGACGTCGACAAGATCTCCCGCACCGTCGCAGGCCGCACCGTGGAGAAGATTCTGCTGACCCACGCCCACGACGACCACATCCGCAGCGCAAAGGAGGCGGCAGAACGCTTCGGCGCACCCGTCTACCTGAACCCCGCAGACCGTGTGCTCTGGGAAATGGTGTACCCCTCCTGGGACTTCGACCACGAACTGGCTGACGGCGATGTAGTGCGCATCGGCGACACCGAGCTGAAGGTCCTCGCCACCCCCGGCCACTCCCCCGGCTCCGTGTGCTTCTACGCACCCACCCTCAGCTGGGAGAACAGCGAAGGCGTCGTCTTCTCCGGCGACACCCTCTTCAACGGCGGCCCCGGCGCAACCGGACGCTCCTACAGCGACTTCGACACCATCATCGAGTCGATCTCGACCCGCCTGCTGACCCTGCCCGAGTCCACCGCGGTCCTCACCGGCCACGGCGACAGCACCGGCATCGGCCTGGAAGCACCCGAGCTTCCGGCATGGATCAAGCGCGGTCACTAA
- a CDS encoding S-(hydroxymethyl)mycothiol dehydrogenase, which yields MHKVKAVVALSQDAPVTVTTINVPDPGKGEALVKVLTCGVCQTDHHYVTGGVGQDFPYLLGHESAGIVEAVGDDVTNIAPGDLVILNWRAVCGECRACRKGQPQYCFATHNATQKMTLEDGTELTPALGIGSFAEKTLVAAGQCTKITADISPEQYAAIGLLGCGVTAGLGAVLNTGELKRGESVAVIGCGGVGTAAIAGAQLGGATTIIAVDIDEEKLARAREHGATHTVNSSKVDPVEAVKELTGGFGADLVIDAVGIAPTFKQAFEARDLAGRVVLVGVPAPGTTWDVPLDEVFGRGGSIKSAWYGDTLPSRDFPEFVDQYLLGRLDLDGFVSERIRLEDVNEAFETMKTGRVLRSVVEL from the coding sequence ATGCACAAGGTTAAGGCTGTCGTAGCCCTCTCCCAGGACGCACCCGTCACCGTCACCACCATCAACGTACCCGACCCCGGCAAGGGCGAAGCACTCGTCAAGGTCCTCACCTGCGGTGTCTGCCAGACCGATCACCACTACGTCACCGGCGGCGTCGGCCAGGACTTCCCCTACCTGCTCGGCCACGAGTCCGCAGGTATCGTCGAGGCTGTCGGCGATGACGTCACCAACATCGCCCCCGGCGACCTGGTCATCCTCAACTGGCGTGCCGTCTGCGGCGAATGCCGCGCATGCCGCAAGGGCCAGCCGCAGTACTGCTTCGCAACCCACAACGCAACCCAGAAGATGACCCTCGAGGACGGCACCGAGCTCACCCCCGCGCTGGGTATCGGCTCCTTCGCGGAGAAGACCCTCGTCGCAGCAGGTCAGTGCACCAAGATCACCGCTGACATCAGCCCCGAACAGTACGCAGCAATCGGTCTGCTCGGCTGCGGCGTCACCGCAGGTCTGGGCGCTGTACTGAACACCGGTGAACTCAAGCGCGGCGAGTCCGTCGCTGTCATCGGTTGCGGCGGCGTCGGCACCGCAGCAATCGCAGGCGCACAGCTCGGTGGCGCAACCACCATCATCGCCGTCGACATCGACGAAGAGAAGCTGGCACGCGCACGCGAGCACGGCGCAACCCACACTGTGAACTCCTCCAAGGTCGACCCCGTCGAGGCAGTCAAGGAACTCACCGGCGGCTTCGGCGCAGACCTCGTCATCGACGCTGTCGGCATCGCCCCCACCTTCAAGCAGGCATTCGAGGCACGCGACCTGGCTGGCCGCGTCGTCCTCGTCGGCGTGCCCGCCCCCGGCACCACCTGGGACGTCCCGCTGGATGAGGTCTTCGGCCGCGGCGGCTCCATCAAGAGCGCATGGTACGGCGACACCCTGCCCTCCCGCGACTTCCCCGAATTCGTGGACCAGTACCTGCTCGGCCGCCTCGACCTGGACGGCTTCGTCTCCGAGCGCATCCGCCTCGAAGACGTCAACGAAGCATTCGAAACCATGAAGACCGGCCGCGTGCTGCGCTCGGTCGTGGAACTCTAG
- a CDS encoding MFS transporter, giving the protein MTSTPQDRAPNSTYRVEPSADAHTNASAPEVPPRTMKVAPASDAPDKLRASGTGIPTVPGTSLTDVVRSNDHVLQELPPRPVPAADEVNTNASLPDILRQHWALFLRNGKEQRYHLRGVLRDEGLARNVLTILFHIPAASSAFALYILLASHLGSVHDGGYAVAAFAGAYSVQIMLGPMLVRALGLRALLAITSVLNIAAVLNMLVIGWRLTVDPNNVSTTYHALSCVAMGFTTPPWTPFALESLYRRNYKYSDVRLSTAVSWGTTANLSMYPLAALLVRLGDAYLTPNHEYAGFWITMILDALLFIVVLAAPMWLPDISRIRMSPPKNLVRPNKQTVVLILGLVLLGACMGAVGSGLLGFSLIHGSMNLFMAMVATGTGAMVLVSFPVVLGARSVNPWHGWLASGVLLIMAALYLPASDDTSTIFYALVLCGAVLGVAFGGHELWLNRSLKHIPDAQASFFTRSMLGVGMAMGSMWGGYMGDAPYYRNAFMVPVIIATLYFALGHLFGYLWREEHEEQLAPLAETERG; this is encoded by the coding sequence ATGACCTCGACACCTCAGGACAGGGCACCGAATTCAACGTATCGTGTGGAACCTTCGGCTGATGCGCACACTAACGCATCCGCGCCGGAGGTTCCTCCGCGCACCATGAAGGTGGCGCCCGCCTCCGATGCGCCGGATAAGTTGCGTGCTTCGGGCACGGGTATTCCCACGGTTCCGGGTACGTCCCTGACGGATGTGGTGCGCAGTAACGACCACGTGTTGCAGGAGTTGCCGCCGCGACCGGTGCCGGCTGCGGATGAGGTGAACACGAACGCCTCGCTGCCGGATATTTTGCGTCAGCATTGGGCGTTGTTCCTGCGTAACGGTAAGGAGCAGCGTTACCATCTGCGCGGTGTGCTCCGTGATGAGGGGTTGGCCCGTAATGTGTTGACGATTCTGTTCCATATTCCGGCGGCTTCTTCGGCGTTTGCGCTGTATATTCTGTTGGCGAGCCACCTGGGTAGTGTGCATGATGGCGGCTATGCGGTGGCGGCGTTTGCTGGCGCGTATTCGGTGCAGATTATGCTCGGCCCGATGCTGGTGCGTGCCCTGGGTTTGAGGGCGTTGCTGGCGATTACGTCGGTGCTGAATATTGCTGCGGTGCTGAATATGCTGGTCATTGGTTGGCGTTTGACGGTTGACCCGAATAACGTGAGTACGACATACCATGCGCTCTCTTGCGTGGCGATGGGTTTTACGACTCCGCCGTGGACGCCGTTTGCGTTGGAGTCGCTGTACCGCCGCAACTATAAGTACAGTGATGTTCGCTTGTCGACAGCTGTTTCTTGGGGGACGACGGCGAACCTGTCGATGTACCCGCTGGCTGCTCTGCTGGTGCGGCTGGGCGATGCGTACCTCACCCCGAATCATGAGTATGCGGGCTTCTGGATCACGATGATTCTGGATGCGCTACTGTTCATTGTGGTTCTGGCCGCGCCGATGTGGCTGCCGGATATTTCGCGTATTCGCATGTCTCCGCCGAAGAATCTGGTCCGTCCGAATAAGCAGACGGTGGTGTTGATTCTTGGTCTGGTGCTGCTGGGTGCGTGTATGGGCGCGGTCGGTTCGGGTCTGCTGGGCTTCTCGCTGATTCACGGTTCGATGAACCTGTTCATGGCGATGGTTGCGACCGGTACCGGCGCGATGGTGCTTGTGTCTTTCCCCGTGGTTTTGGGTGCCCGTTCGGTGAACCCGTGGCATGGCTGGCTGGCGAGTGGCGTTCTGCTGATTATGGCGGCGCTGTACTTGCCGGCGAGCGATGATACGTCCACGATTTTCTATGCGTTGGTGCTGTGTGGTGCGGTGCTGGGTGTGGCGTTTGGCGGTCATGAGCTGTGGCTGAACCGTTCGCTCAAGCATATTCCGGATGCTCAGGCGAGCTTCTTTACCCGTTCGATGCTGGGCGTTGGCATGGCGATGGGTAGCATGTGGGGCGGCTATATGGGCGATGCTCCGTATTACCGTAATGCGTTTATGGTCCCGGTGATTATTGCGACGCTGTATTTTGCGTTGGGTCATTTGTTTGGCTATTTGTGGCGTGAGGAGCATGAGGAGCAGCTGGCTCCTTTGGCTGAGACGGAACGCGGCTAG